A single window of Caldimicrobium thiodismutans DNA harbors:
- a CDS encoding DEAD/DEAH box helicase family protein codes for MNKAPKTWVQYDKTLPYIEDRDPSKKPVSHLIKDGENSYKVVEGRRPSKMLLVNKLREEVDRWRDNDYPEVTDTTRELLYFWFFNDHQVNAEPFKFWFCQREAVETLIYLFEVKKYDDLKPVIETYAENFRKDLFSNAVEFVEDTEGRRKLIRYFPELEQKGEQDLPEKGLLRYAFKMATGSGKTIAMALIIVWSYFNRLREKDSRYPDNFLIIAPNVIVYERLAKDFADNKIFYSLPLIPPAWKPLWNIKVTLRGDNSPLNPSGNLIVNNIQQLYESRREEWTPESIVDDILGRKPQKDLTKSPETLIDKIKKLSSLMVINDEAHHVHDEELQWHKTLMSIHKSLPDGIDLWLDFSATPKTQTGTYYPWIIVDYPLAQAVEDRIVKSPLIVHRVDKKDPESISKDNVVQKYWDWITAAIERWKEHYEVYTTVGKKPVLFIMAEKNEYADKIAEAIRKRKDLKEFIKNPEEEVMVIHVKSKGEGETEIKISEKDLPKLRELARKIDEPDNKIKIIVSNLMLREGWDVQNVTIVLGLRPFTSKAQILPEQAVGRGLRLIRGISPDHTQTLEVMGTEAFENFVRELEKEGVGINTTKTPPPLPITIAPEKSRLIYDIEIPRTEFRFSRNYKKIETLDPLQIPSLYSSDKLEEERKILLRMEFPVTETEVHQVAVDVSFLPSGRELVSDIVREVMKRARLTSEFNNLYPIVERYLLERCFETKIKDIEDEKLRKNLNDISIQEAVIDLLAKEIGKISVETKKEVIKLGSFKLSSIEPFIWRRKHLRCKKTVFNFVAVYNNFEEKFANFLDNANDIEKFSALADKFSIDYLSSKGAIRFYYPDFVAVQKVGSKKVFWIIETKGKEYEDTDKKDEAIKKWCMDITTQTGQEWKYLKVMQKDFNESRIPKTFAELTSLMNKSF; via the coding sequence ATGAATAAAGCACCAAAAACCTGGGTTCAATACGACAAGACACTTCCTTATATTGAAGACAGAGACCCATCCAAAAAGCCTGTTTCTCATTTAATTAAAGATGGAGAAAATTCTTACAAGGTAGTTGAAGGAAGAAGACCGAGCAAGATGCTACTTGTAAATAAACTAAGGGAAGAGGTGGATAGGTGGCGTGATAACGATTATCCTGAAGTAACTGATACCACAAGAGAACTACTTTATTTCTGGTTTTTCAATGACCATCAAGTTAACGCTGAACCTTTCAAGTTCTGGTTCTGTCAAAGAGAGGCAGTTGAAACCCTTATTTATCTCTTTGAAGTAAAAAAATATGATGATTTAAAACCGGTAATTGAAACCTATGCAGAAAATTTCAGGAAGGATTTATTTAGTAATGCGGTTGAGTTTGTTGAGGATACAGAGGGGAGAAGAAAGCTTATCAGGTATTTTCCAGAGCTTGAACAGAAAGGAGAGCAAGACCTTCCTGAGAAAGGACTTTTAAGATACGCATTTAAAATGGCAACGGGCTCCGGGAAAACTATTGCTATGGCTTTAATTATTGTCTGGTCTTATTTTAATAGACTCAGAGAAAAGGACTCTCGTTATCCTGATAATTTCTTAATTATTGCTCCAAATGTAATTGTATATGAAAGATTGGCAAAAGATTTTGCTGATAATAAAATCTTCTACTCTTTGCCTTTAATTCCTCCCGCCTGGAAACCACTCTGGAATATCAAAGTTACATTACGAGGGGATAATTCACCTTTAAATCCATCAGGCAATCTCATTGTTAACAATATTCAACAGTTATATGAATCAAGAAGGGAAGAATGGACACCTGAAAGTATAGTGGATGATATTCTTGGCAGGAAACCTCAAAAGGACTTAACAAAATCGCCTGAAACTTTAATTGATAAGATAAAAAAATTGAGCAGTTTGATGGTGATAAATGATGAAGCGCACCATGTTCATGATGAAGAATTACAGTGGCATAAAACACTTATGTCAATCCATAAATCATTACCTGATGGAATAGATCTCTGGCTTGACTTTTCAGCTACACCTAAGACACAAACAGGAACCTATTACCCCTGGATTATAGTTGATTATCCTCTTGCTCAAGCGGTTGAGGACAGGATTGTCAAATCACCATTGATAGTGCATCGCGTTGATAAAAAAGACCCTGAAAGCATATCAAAAGATAATGTAGTCCAGAAATATTGGGACTGGATAACTGCTGCAATTGAACGATGGAAGGAACACTATGAAGTTTATACAACGGTTGGCAAGAAACCAGTTTTATTTATTATGGCTGAGAAAAATGAGTATGCTGACAAAATCGCTGAAGCAATAAGAAAAAGAAAAGATTTGAAAGAATTTATTAAAAATCCTGAAGAGGAGGTAATGGTTATTCATGTGAAATCAAAAGGAGAAGGAGAGACGGAAATAAAGATTTCAGAAAAAGACCTTCCAAAATTAAGAGAACTGGCAAGAAAAATTGACGAACCGGATAACAAAATCAAAATAATCGTAAGTAATTTGATGTTAAGAGAAGGCTGGGATGTGCAAAATGTAACCATAGTATTAGGATTAAGACCCTTTACTTCTAAAGCACAGATTTTGCCTGAACAGGCAGTAGGAAGAGGATTGAGGTTGATAAGAGGAATAAGTCCAGACCATACCCAGACCCTTGAAGTAATGGGCACAGAAGCATTTGAAAATTTTGTCCGTGAACTTGAAAAAGAAGGGGTTGGGATTAATACAACAAAAACTCCGCCTCCTTTACCTATAACAATTGCTCCAGAAAAATCAAGATTGATTTATGATATTGAAATCCCTCGAACTGAGTTTAGGTTTTCAAGAAATTATAAAAAAATAGAAACTTTAGATCCATTACAAATTCCGTCACTTTATTCCTCGGATAAACTTGAGGAAGAAAGAAAAATTCTTTTAAGAATGGAGTTCCCTGTAACTGAAACAGAGGTTCATCAAGTAGCAGTAGATGTATCATTTCTACCATCTGGTAGAGAACTTGTCTCTGACATAGTTCGGGAGGTTATGAAAAGGGCACGCCTTACTTCTGAATTTAATAATTTATACCCCATAGTTGAAAGATACCTCCTTGAAAGATGTTTTGAAACAAAGATAAAAGATATTGAAGACGAAAAATTAAGGAAAAACTTGAATGATATTTCAATTCAAGAAGCAGTCATTGATTTATTAGCAAAAGAGATAGGCAAAATTTCTGTTGAGACAAAAAAAGAAGTGATAAAATTGGGTTCTTTTAAGCTATCGTCTATCGAGCCTTTTATTTGGAGAAGGAAACATTTAAGATGCAAAAAGACAGTATTCAACTTTGTTGCGGTTTATAATAATTTTGAGGAAAAGTTTGCTAATTTTCTTGATAATGCTAACGACATAGAAAAATTTTCTGCCCTTGCTGATAAATTCTCTATTGACTATTTGAGTTCAAAAGGAGCAATAAGATTTTATTATCCCGATTTCGTTGCTGTGCAAAAAGTTGGCAGTAAAAAAGTTTTCTGGATTATTGAAACAAAAGGTAAAGAATATGAAGACACTGACAAAAAAGATGAAGCAATTAAAAAATGGTGCATGGATATAACAACTCAAACAGGACAAGAATGGAAATATTTAAAAGTGATGCAAAAAGATTTTAACGAATCAAGAATCCCCAAAACTTTTGCTGAACTAACTTCCCTCATGAATAAATCTTTTTAA
- a CDS encoding site-specific DNA-methyltransferase, whose product MPKININKTELVWLGKYDEEGKLNPVERPGPYPFQIVEVINKPRTGKEVGQGTLFDYWESDEGNTFEEGWRNKLIWGDNKLIMSSLLEKFAGKINLIYIDPPFATGADFKFRIQVGEEAEEITKEHSIIEEKAYRDTWGKGLDSYLQMMYERLVLMKELLAENGSIYVHLDWRVGHYVKVMMDEIFGYENFRNEIVWCYSGATSPGIKVLARRHDCILWYTKSDNYIFEPDRIRQEFSEASKRMEGRKKIFHHGKEEVTITLPEKGKFPEDWIYIPTGVAMINERVGFDTQKPEALLKRIILASSNPGDLVADFFCGSGTTLAVAEKLGRRWIGCDLSRYAIHITRKRLLDIENSKDLENEGKKYGKKARPFEILNLGKYERQLWQVKTFTNKDEKQALFEYLAFILKLYGAEPVRGFTHIHGKKGNALVYVGAVDSPVTIQECIDAIKDCKSQGGKELHILGWEWEMGLNDAIEEIAKKEGVKLKLRIIPMDVLDKEAVKKGDIRFFELAYFKVDIKTKGREVEVELKDFVIPHTDLIPDEVRNKIKKWTDWIDYWAIDFDFKSDTFHNGWTSYRTKKNRALNLKATHTYEKPGKYKIFVKVIDIFGIDTSQIFDVEVK is encoded by the coding sequence ATGCCTAAAATCAATATCAACAAAACTGAACTTGTCTGGCTTGGAAAATATGATGAAGAGGGGAAACTGAATCCAGTTGAAAGGCCAGGTCCTTATCCATTTCAGATTGTTGAGGTTATAAACAAGCCGAGGACAGGAAAAGAAGTGGGGCAAGGAACTCTTTTTGACTATTGGGAAAGCGATGAAGGAAATACTTTTGAGGAAGGGTGGCGTAATAAACTCATTTGGGGAGATAACAAACTTATTATGTCTTCACTTCTTGAAAAATTTGCTGGAAAGATAAATCTAATCTACATTGACCCACCATTTGCAACTGGTGCTGACTTTAAATTCAGGATTCAGGTTGGAGAAGAAGCAGAGGAAATTACAAAAGAACACTCAATCATTGAGGAAAAGGCATACAGGGATACCTGGGGGAAGGGACTTGATTCATACTTACAGATGATGTATGAACGACTTGTTTTGATGAAAGAACTACTTGCTGAAAATGGCTCAATCTATGTGCATCTTGACTGGCGTGTTGGACATTATGTAAAGGTGATGATGGATGAGATTTTTGGGTATGAGAATTTTAGAAATGAGATAGTGTGGTGTTATAGTGGTGCAACTTCTCCTGGCATAAAAGTTTTAGCAAGAAGACATGATTGTATCTTGTGGTATACAAAATCTGATAATTATATTTTTGAACCTGATAGAATAAGACAAGAATTTAGTGAGGCATCTAAAAGGATGGAAGGTAGAAAGAAAATTTTTCATCATGGAAAAGAGGAAGTAACTATAACTTTACCAGAAAAAGGTAAGTTTCCTGAGGATTGGATTTATATTCCTACAGGTGTTGCGATGATTAATGAAAGGGTAGGTTTTGACACCCAAAAACCTGAAGCCTTATTAAAGCGCATTATTCTTGCCTCTTCCAATCCTGGTGACCTTGTTGCTGACTTCTTCTGTGGTTCAGGCACAACCTTAGCAGTTGCAGAGAAACTTGGAAGAAGATGGATTGGGTGCGATTTATCAAGATATGCAATTCACATAACAAGGAAACGGCTTCTTGATATTGAAAACTCAAAGGATTTAGAAAATGAAGGTAAAAAATACGGTAAAAAAGCAAGACCTTTTGAGATTTTAAATCTTGGCAAATATGAGCGTCAACTCTGGCAAGTTAAGACATTTACAAACAAAGACGAAAAACAGGCATTATTTGAATACCTTGCTTTTATCTTAAAACTTTATGGTGCTGAGCCTGTTAGAGGTTTTACTCATATACACGGTAAAAAAGGAAATGCCCTTGTCTATGTTGGTGCAGTGGATTCTCCTGTTACCATACAAGAGTGCATTGATGCTATAAAAGATTGTAAATCTCAAGGGGGAAAAGAACTTCATATCCTTGGCTGGGAATGGGAAATGGGATTAAATGATGCCATTGAAGAGATTGCCAAAAAAGAAGGTGTAAAACTGAAACTAAGAATCATACCAATGGATGTTTTAGACAAAGAGGCAGTTAAAAAAGGGGATATCCGATTCTTTGAACTTGCTTATTTTAAGGTTGATATAAAAACTAAAGGCAGAGAAGTAGAAGTAGAGCTAAAAGATTTTGTTATTCCCCATACTGATTTAATTCCAGATGAGGTTCGGAACAAGATCAAAAAATGGACTGACTGGATTGATTATTGGGCGATTGATTTTGACTTTAAGAGCGACACTTTTCACAATGGCTGGACATCTTACAGGACAAAGAAAAATAGAGCACTAAATTTAAAAGCAACACATACTTATGAAAAACCGGGTAAATACAAAATTTTTGTTAAAGTTATTGACATCTTTGGAATTGATACATCACAAATTTTTGATGTGGAGGTGAAATAA